One Serpentinicella alkaliphila DNA segment encodes these proteins:
- a CDS encoding Crp/Fnr family transcriptional regulator, producing MKKTTVEYLKKIPVFNGLNEEDLERISKISIYNVFQKGTVMFMEGDPGEAFYFVKSGKVKIYKTAFDGREHIFTIINEGGVFAEVTLFNNIPYPASAEVLEDSEIGMIKNKDLESLIRQNSDIALQIIKIFSKKLFQSQQKVKELALGDTYGRTAQTILKLAKEHGVETQNGIQLKLDLSRQDLANMIGTARETVSRALSQFKKDGLIDINGKKMIIKDKAKLQDSIN from the coding sequence ATGAAAAAAACTACTGTAGAGTATTTGAAGAAGATCCCTGTTTTCAATGGATTAAATGAAGAAGATCTCGAAAGGATAAGTAAAATCTCCATATATAATGTATTTCAAAAAGGAACTGTTATGTTTATGGAAGGTGACCCTGGAGAAGCTTTTTATTTTGTTAAGAGTGGAAAGGTAAAAATATATAAAACTGCATTCGATGGAAGAGAACATATATTTACAATTATTAATGAAGGTGGAGTATTTGCGGAGGTGACCCTTTTTAATAATATACCTTATCCAGCTTCTGCAGAAGTCTTAGAGGATTCTGAAATTGGAATGATTAAAAATAAAGATTTAGAAAGTTTAATTAGGCAAAACTCTGATATTGCTTTACAAATAATTAAAATATTTAGTAAAAAACTTTTTCAATCTCAACAAAAAGTAAAGGAACTAGCATTAGGCGATACCTACGGTAGAACAGCCCAAACTATTTTAAAATTGGCTAAAGAGCATGGAGTAGAGACTCAAAATGGAATACAGCTAAAATTAGATTTGTCACGCCAAGACTTAGCAAATATGATTGGTACTGCTAGAGAAACTGTAAGTAGGGCTCTAAGTCAATTTAAAAAAGATGGACTGATTGATATAAACGGTAAGAAAATGATTATTAAGGATAAAGCGAAACTTCAGGATTCGATTAATTAA
- the cooS gene encoding anaerobic carbon-monoxide dehydrogenase catalytic subunit → MSDYTKEDLANSSNTIGQGKVSLKADVTGISGTNDPAYHEDIHNKVEINYENIKKSPAPSDVHKWQREHIKVDDQSPEGYPLNVIVDPAMREMYQVVHNSTLTNVFDRFSEQQPQCRFCVEGLSCQLCANGPCRIHPKAPRGVCGVDAHTMVARNFTYRHVTIGTSANIFHAHQAARTLKAAGEHPNSGLKIRDPEKLKKYADMCGLNANQPIDKLAIDFAQFVIDDIHRPAHDPSKLVELFAPTKRKELWNSLGLFPGGGYSEVAQTQTKCMTNFTSDPIDFLLNSVRLGVANEYQGLFTLDILQEILMGTQKITMQKQNMGLLSADMINIVTNGHMPLLAHVAIEMASSDEWQEKARQVGANGIQIFGHVCEGQQLLNYSGTQNMRAYGGQEGEWLSEEYLLATGVIDLFMFDYNCTVPTLPIYAKRFGTKLVSTHPVIKLQGTETLDFVPEKMNEQAEKVLNMALEAFSKRRDENRKVYIPKYTSECMVGFSTESVREALGGTFNPLIEQIANGNIRGIATIVGCTTARYGQGGSNIFKITKGLIENNILVLSGGCTSSVMEYTGLTHPSAAEEAGEGLKAVCKQLGIPPVLSYGACVDIGKMTHTAMELADALNVDTNKLPLVIGAPEYLEQKAVADACTAIALGWLVHVAPVPSVTGSDVVVKTLTETTETLGLGKLMVELDAEKTIKIYVDHIEKKRKELGI, encoded by the coding sequence ATGTCAGATTATACAAAAGAAGATTTAGCAAATAGCTCTAATACCATTGGCCAAGGTAAAGTAAGCTTAAAGGCTGATGTAACTGGTATTAGTGGAACCAATGACCCTGCCTACCACGAAGACATTCATAATAAGGTGGAAATCAATTACGAGAATATTAAAAAATCCCCCGCACCTAGTGACGTTCATAAATGGCAAAGAGAACATATAAAAGTTGACGATCAAAGCCCTGAAGGCTATCCTTTAAACGTTATAGTTGATCCAGCAATGAGAGAAATGTATCAAGTAGTACATAATTCCACTTTAACAAACGTTTTTGACCGTTTTTCAGAGCAACAACCACAATGTAGATTCTGTGTTGAAGGACTATCCTGTCAATTATGTGCTAATGGTCCATGTCGTATACATCCAAAGGCTCCTAGAGGCGTTTGTGGAGTAGATGCACATACAATGGTAGCGAGAAACTTTACCTATAGGCATGTGACAATTGGAACATCTGCAAATATTTTTCATGCTCACCAGGCAGCAAGAACTTTAAAAGCCGCAGGAGAGCATCCAAATAGTGGACTTAAAATTAGAGACCCTGAAAAACTAAAAAAATATGCAGATATGTGTGGATTAAATGCAAATCAACCTATTGATAAATTAGCTATTGATTTTGCTCAATTTGTAATTGATGACATTCATAGACCTGCCCATGACCCATCAAAGTTAGTTGAATTATTTGCACCTACAAAACGTAAAGAACTTTGGAATAGCTTAGGTTTATTCCCTGGTGGTGGTTATAGTGAAGTTGCTCAAACTCAAACAAAATGTATGACAAACTTTACTTCAGATCCAATTGATTTTCTATTAAACTCCGTTCGTTTAGGTGTAGCAAACGAATACCAAGGATTATTTACATTAGATATTTTACAAGAAATATTAATGGGCACACAAAAAATTACTATGCAAAAACAAAATATGGGACTTCTGAGTGCAGATATGATTAATATAGTTACTAATGGCCATATGCCTCTACTAGCTCATGTTGCAATTGAAATGGCATCATCCGATGAATGGCAGGAAAAAGCTAGACAAGTAGGAGCTAATGGTATACAAATCTTTGGCCATGTTTGTGAGGGTCAGCAATTACTTAACTATTCTGGTACTCAAAACATGAGAGCTTATGGTGGACAAGAGGGTGAATGGTTATCAGAAGAATACTTACTTGCTACTGGTGTTATCGACTTATTTATGTTTGACTATAACTGTACAGTACCAACACTACCTATATATGCGAAAAGATTTGGAACTAAATTAGTAAGTACCCATCCAGTTATTAAGCTACAAGGTACAGAAACCTTAGACTTTGTTCCAGAAAAAATGAATGAGCAAGCTGAAAAGGTTTTAAATATGGCTTTAGAGGCATTCAGTAAACGAAGAGATGAAAACCGAAAAGTATACATTCCTAAATATACATCTGAATGTATGGTAGGCTTTAGTACAGAATCAGTAAGAGAGGCTTTAGGTGGTACTTTCAACCCTCTAATCGAACAAATTGCTAATGGTAACATTCGTGGTATTGCTACAATAGTTGGTTGTACTACAGCTAGATATGGACAAGGTGGAAGTAATATTTTCAAAATTACAAAAGGACTAATAGAAAATAATATATTAGTGCTTTCAGGTGGCTGTACTTCCTCCGTAATGGAATACACAGGATTAACACACCCGTCTGCAGCTGAAGAAGCTGGTGAAGGATTAAAGGCTGTATGTAAACAACTTGGTATTCCACCAGTGCTATCTTATGGTGCATGTGTTGATATAGGTAAAATGACACATACTGCTATGGAGTTAGCTGATGCTTTAAATGTAGATACTAACAAGCTTCCATTAGTTATTGGGGCACCTGAGTACTTAGAACAAAAAGCTGTAGCAGATGCATGTACAGCAATTGCCCTAGGTTGGTTAGTACACGTTGCTCCAGTTCCTTCAGTAACAGGAAGTGATGTAGTTGTAAAAACTTTAACTGAAACAACTGAGACTTTAGGTTTAGGAAAATTAATGGTTGAATTAGATGCAGAAAAAACTATTAAGATCTATGTAGATCATATAGAGAAAAAACGTAAAGAGTTGGGAATTTAA
- a CDS encoding DUF1858 domain-containing protein has product MQITKDTKISDILRVNPNAAGILMAFGMGCLGCPGAQMETLEQAAGVHGINLEELLKKLNA; this is encoded by the coding sequence ATGCAAATTACTAAGGATACTAAAATTTCAGATATACTTAGAGTAAATCCTAATGCAGCAGGTATCTTAATGGCTTTTGGTATGGGATGTTTAGGATGCCCAGGGGCTCAAATGGAAACTTTAGAACAAGCTGCAGGTGTACATGGTATTAACCTTGAAGAATTACTTAAAAAATTAAATGCATAA